One Rhodospirillaceae bacterium DNA segment encodes these proteins:
- a CDS encoding XdhC/CoxI family protein — protein sequence MEDNLEDVLGVAAKWRAEGRGVALATVVRTWGSSPRPIGSQLVVDETGSMLGSVSGGCIEGAVILEAREAIADGNSRLLDYGVTNEQAWEVGLACGGKIQIYVEKVD from the coding sequence ATGGAAGATAATCTGGAGGATGTGTTAGGAGTTGCGGCTAAGTGGCGAGCGGAAGGTAGAGGCGTTGCGTTAGCTACAGTTGTTAGAACTTGGGGTTCGAGCCCCAGGCCTATTGGTAGTCAGCTTGTGGTTGATGAGACAGGGTCAATGCTGGGTTCTGTATCAGGAGGCTGCATTGAGGGAGCAGTTATTCTTGAGGCCCGTGAAGCTATTGCAGATGGAAACTCTCGGCTGCTGGATTATGGTGTTACCAATGAACAGGCGTGGGAAGTAGGGCTCGCCTGTGGCGGAAAAATCCAAATCTATGTGGAGAAAGTAGACTGA
- a CDS encoding 4-diphosphocytidyl-2C-methyl-D-erythritol kinase: protein MVLLVYLLGRDPQRRSRWQSCPRLRRLGIPKRGPNARKGLKSVKFSRFPLDHLKGAVLGHSIRVGEVNFKKGRVLSEADVAQLHTVGVEKAVAAVLEPGDVPEDVAATRVTEAAMGCGVSSRAAFTGRCNIYADVAGMVVIDRARVDSINLFDESLTIATLEPYEKVAPRQMVATVKVIPFSAPEHVVDAAVKAAQNPSPLIKVVPFTAKKVGLILTQLCGTKDKVLLGTIKTVTNRIEALGSELIETRTIEHQEAEIAKTLRQVLDQGCDMVLISGASAIVDRRDVVPMGIEIAGGHIDHFGMPVDPGNLLLLGHITNDLGPVPVLGLPGCARSPKLNGFDWVLERLVADQEVTAKDIMGMGAGGLLKEIASRPQPRNESENPSVAVKRAPVVAGLLLAAGQSRRMGRLNKLLEEIDGIPMIRHIATALEGSGARPLVVVTGHEAGKVQEALKGFEVEFIHNSRYGEGLSTSLQAGVRFLADRVDGIVVCQGDMPRVSSKHIDLLLAAFDPAEGRAICVPTAEGKRGNPVLWASEYFSEILDVAGDVGARHLIGEHSEAVYEVEMEGLGVLLDIDTPEVLSAVRSEA, encoded by the coding sequence ATGGTCCTATTGGTTTACCTATTGGGGCGCGATCCCCAGCGGAGATCGCGTTGGCAATCATGTCCCAGATTACGCAGGTTAGGTATTCCCAAGCGAGGCCCTAATGCTAGAAAAGGGTTAAAATCGGTGAAATTTTCGCGTTTTCCTCTTGATCACCTAAAGGGTGCAGTGCTTGGTCACAGTATTCGGGTAGGAGAAGTCAATTTTAAAAAGGGTCGTGTTCTAAGTGAGGCTGACGTCGCACAATTGCATACCGTTGGTGTGGAGAAAGCCGTTGCTGCTGTCTTAGAGCCGGGTGATGTTCCAGAGGATGTGGCTGCCACGCGGGTGACTGAGGCTGCAATGGGCTGTGGTGTTAGTTCTCGGGCTGCATTTACCGGCCGGTGCAATATCTATGCAGATGTTGCTGGAATGGTAGTTATTGATCGAGCGCGCGTTGACAGTATTAATTTGTTTGATGAGTCGCTTACAATTGCCACTTTGGAGCCATATGAGAAGGTGGCACCCAGGCAAATGGTCGCTACGGTGAAGGTAATCCCTTTTTCTGCACCGGAACATGTTGTTGATGCAGCTGTTAAGGCCGCACAGAATCCAAGCCCATTAATTAAGGTTGTGCCATTTACGGCAAAAAAAGTTGGTTTAATTTTGACGCAGCTCTGCGGTACTAAGGATAAGGTTCTTCTTGGCACCATTAAAACGGTGACTAATCGAATAGAAGCTCTTGGGTCCGAGTTGATTGAGACGAGAACAATAGAGCACCAGGAAGCGGAAATAGCAAAGACCCTTCGGCAGGTCTTAGATCAGGGATGCGACATGGTTCTGATTAGCGGGGCCTCTGCAATTGTGGACCGGAGGGATGTAGTCCCAATGGGAATCGAAATAGCTGGCGGTCATATTGATCATTTTGGCATGCCCGTAGATCCGGGAAATTTACTCTTGCTGGGTCATATTACAAATGATCTAGGCCCCGTTCCGGTATTGGGCTTACCGGGTTGTGCGCGTTCCCCAAAATTGAATGGTTTTGATTGGGTTCTAGAACGTTTGGTTGCTGATCAAGAAGTGACGGCGAAGGATATTATGGGGATGGGTGCAGGGGGTCTCTTAAAAGAGATAGCATCTCGCCCTCAACCTCGGAATGAGTCCGAGAATCCTTCGGTTGCAGTAAAGAGGGCGCCAGTTGTGGCGGGGCTATTATTGGCAGCAGGGCAGTCACGTAGAATGGGCAGGCTGAACAAACTGTTGGAGGAAATCGATGGCATTCCAATGATCCGCCATATAGCGACGGCGTTAGAGGGGTCTGGTGCTCGACCCCTAGTCGTTGTTACTGGGCATGAGGCGGGAAAGGTCCAGGAAGCTCTAAAAGGTTTTGAAGTGGAATTCATTCACAATTCAAGGTATGGCGAGGGCCTAAGTACCAGTCTTCAGGCGGGTGTTCGCTTTCTGGCAGATAGAGTGGATGGCATTGTGGTGTGCCAGGGCGATATGCCAAGAGTATCCTCAAAACATATTGACCTATTGCTAGCCGCATTTGACCCGGCAGAGGGTCGAGCAATCTGTGTTCCGACAGCAGAGGGGAAACGCGGGAATCCAGTGTTGTGGGCTTCGGAATATTTCTCAGAAATTTTAGACGTGGCAGGGGACGTGGGAGCAAGACATTTGATTGGGGAACACTCAGAAGCGGTGTATGAGGTAGAAATGGAAGGCCTAGGTGTTCTGCTTGATATCGATACACCGGAAGTGCTGAGTGCCGTAAGGTCAGAGGCCTAG
- a CDS encoding xanthine dehydrogenase, whose product MEKGLLASLNHRREKKMPAAVATRLKEPGQWLIDNDSDGGAPDHIVGNARAALAEDRSQLVNDEGDCYFIHVYNPPLRIVVVGAVHIAQALAPIASAVGYEVIIVDPRGAFATEDRFPGLEISNEWPDEALRELALDDRSAVVTLTHDPKLDDAALEVALASEVFYVGSLGSKKTHGARLKRLERLGIDKEAIARIHGPIGLPIGARSPAEIALAIMSQITQVRYSQARP is encoded by the coding sequence ATGGAAAAAGGATTGCTTGCTTCTCTAAATCATAGGCGAGAGAAAAAAATGCCGGCTGCAGTAGCTACTAGGCTTAAGGAGCCAGGCCAGTGGCTAATTGATAACGATTCGGATGGAGGTGCTCCTGATCACATTGTTGGTAATGCGCGTGCTGCCTTAGCTGAAGATAGGAGCCAGTTGGTCAATGATGAGGGCGATTGTTATTTTATACATGTATATAATCCTCCGCTTCGAATAGTGGTTGTTGGTGCTGTTCATATTGCGCAGGCGCTGGCGCCCATAGCGTCCGCGGTTGGTTATGAGGTCATTATAGTAGATCCTCGAGGAGCTTTTGCTACAGAAGACAGGTTTCCTGGTTTAGAAATATCTAATGAGTGGCCTGATGAAGCGTTACGGGAATTGGCTTTAGATGATCGGAGTGCTGTAGTTACGTTAACACACGATCCAAAACTAGACGACGCCGCCTTGGAAGTAGCTCTCGCCTCGGAGGTATTTTATGTAGGATCCTTAGGAAGTAAAAAAACTCATGGAGCCCGTCTGAAACGACTGGAGCGGTTGGGGATAGATAAAGAGGCAATCGCCCGAATACATGGTCCTATTGGTTTACCTATTGGGGCGCGATCCCCAGCGGAGATCGCGTTGGCAATCATGTCCCAGATTACGCAGGTTAGGTATTCCCAAGCGAGGCCCTAA
- a CDS encoding VWA domain-containing protein, with translation MHFGRSLRSAGLPIGTGKIIDAVRAVELAGFRSSDDFYWALHGIFVSRPEHELIFSQGFHIFWRRPELLGKLLQTGLLSPPPPANKKSAGSRRLSDALGLRNFGSSLLDSEQRQAYTGASSTEVFRTMDFEKMSVKEITEAEKIIKGLPLPIPERKTRHLIPSHKGPLVDLRSTLRANLRTGSAMLQLKYRKAKKRAIPLVVICDISGSMAKYSRLLLHFTHALTKKRERVHSFVFGTRLTNITRFLIARDVDVALESAQAVIRDWSGGTRIATCLRMFNIHWSRRVLSQGAVVILISDGLDRDPSVGLGEEMERIQKSCRRLIWLNPLLRYSEFEPRALGVKAMLPHVDEFRPVHNLASMAALAEALAANDFVAGREPKHRDGSYG, from the coding sequence ATGCACTTTGGCAGGTCATTGCGTTCAGCAGGGCTGCCGATAGGTACCGGAAAGATCATTGATGCAGTCAGAGCGGTAGAACTTGCGGGATTTAGGTCCTCGGACGATTTCTATTGGGCCTTACATGGTATTTTTGTGAGTAGGCCGGAACACGAACTTATTTTTAGCCAAGGGTTTCACATTTTTTGGAGACGCCCCGAACTCTTGGGCAAGTTGCTTCAAACGGGCTTGTTAAGCCCCCCACCACCGGCCAACAAAAAGTCGGCAGGCAGTCGGAGGTTATCAGATGCTTTGGGACTTAGAAATTTTGGGTCTAGCCTGCTAGACTCTGAGCAGAGACAGGCCTATACCGGAGCTTCCTCGACCGAGGTTTTTCGGACAATGGATTTTGAGAAAATGTCGGTGAAGGAGATTACGGAGGCTGAAAAGATTATCAAGGGTTTGCCCCTGCCTATCCCCGAGCGCAAGACGAGGCACTTAATACCATCTCATAAGGGCCCTTTGGTGGACCTCAGGTCCACCCTGCGGGCAAATCTCCGAACAGGCTCGGCAATGCTCCAACTAAAATATCGGAAGGCAAAGAAAAGGGCCATACCACTTGTTGTTATTTGTGATATTTCAGGCTCAATGGCGAAGTATTCACGATTGTTGTTACACTTCACTCATGCCCTTACAAAGAAGAGAGAACGGGTGCATTCCTTCGTATTTGGGACCCGGCTGACTAATATCACGAGATTCTTGATTGCGCGTGATGTGGACGTGGCTTTAGAATCTGCTCAGGCAGTAATTAGGGATTGGTCTGGTGGTACCCGGATAGCGACGTGCCTTCGGATGTTTAATATTCATTGGTCACGGCGGGTATTAAGTCAGGGGGCGGTAGTGATTTTAATATCTGATGGCCTGGATAGAGACCCTAGCGTTGGCTTGGGCGAAGAGATGGAACGTATCCAAAAATCCTGCAGACGCTTGATTTGGTTAAACCCACTTTTGCGGTATTCTGAGTTTGAACCAAGAGCATTAGGTGTTAAAGCTATGTTACCCCACGTCGATGAGTTTAGGCCAGTTCACAATTTGGCGAGCATGGCTGCGTTGGCTGAGGCATTAGCGGCAAATGATTTCGTGGCTGGGCGTGAACCAAAACATAGGGATGGGAGTTATGGCTGA
- a CDS encoding ATPase translates to MIIESIDECLALLRRGDYVGHRSLATTLFLALRMERPLFLEGEAGVGKTEVAKVLSQVLERPLFRLQCYDGLDQASALYDWNYQGQMVEIRLAEARGGTHSEKLSQSVFSERFLIKRPLLQALEADGRGPGILLIDELDRSDELFEAFLLELLSDFQVTIPEIGRVNASHTPIVIITSNRTREVHDAVKRRCLYHWLDYPDVKRERQILDLKAPGIGERLANQVVAFVQELRKLDLYKPPGISETIDWAGALHLISQLELDQEGVDSTLGVLLKYQDDISRIRGSEVSEILRSIELGNEDIEKP, encoded by the coding sequence ATGATTATCGAAAGCATAGATGAATGTTTGGCCTTGTTACGCCGGGGAGATTATGTTGGCCATAGAAGCCTAGCTACCACTTTGTTTCTTGCTCTCCGAATGGAGCGCCCACTGTTTTTGGAGGGCGAGGCTGGGGTTGGTAAGACTGAGGTGGCAAAGGTATTGTCCCAAGTTTTGGAGCGCCCACTTTTTCGCCTGCAGTGCTACGATGGCCTGGATCAAGCTTCAGCGCTATACGATTGGAATTATCAAGGCCAAATGGTTGAAATTAGGTTGGCCGAAGCTCGCGGTGGAACTCACTCGGAAAAACTATCTCAGTCAGTGTTTTCTGAACGCTTCCTGATAAAACGCCCCTTACTGCAGGCTTTAGAGGCGGATGGCCGAGGGCCAGGTATTCTTCTTATCGACGAGTTAGATAGAAGCGATGAGCTCTTTGAGGCGTTTCTTTTAGAACTATTATCTGACTTTCAGGTGACCATTCCAGAAATAGGTAGGGTCAATGCGAGCCATACCCCCATCGTCATAATTACCTCTAATAGAACTCGGGAAGTGCACGACGCAGTAAAACGTCGATGCCTATACCATTGGTTAGATTATCCTGATGTGAAGCGGGAGAGACAAATTTTGGATCTCAAAGCGCCTGGGATTGGGGAAAGACTAGCAAATCAGGTTGTGGCCTTTGTCCAAGAGCTTAGAAAGCTAGATCTTTATAAGCCTCCGGGGATTTCGGAAACAATAGACTGGGCGGGTGCTTTGCATTTGATCAGCCAGTTGGAGCTCGATCAAGAAGGGGTAGACTCTACCTTGGGTGTGTTGTTGAAGTATCAGGATGACATAAGCCGAATTCGAGGCAGCGAAGTTTCTGAAATTCTGAGAAGCATTGAACTGGGTAATGAGGATATAGAAAAACCATAA
- a CDS encoding carbon monoxide dehydrogenase, whose protein sequence is MYEFNYHRATSLESAAEIYSQSEDPVYLAGGMTLIPTLKQRLAKPSDVIDLSGVDGLSDVKQSAETLTIGSMTTHAAVAANSVVSSIIPALSALAGGIGDPHVRNKGTLGGSVANNDPSADYPAALVGLDAIVITNQREIPAEEFFIGMFETSLVEGELISHVRFNIPDKAAYMKFANPASRYAIVGVMVAKFPGEVRVAITGAGPAVFRSGEMEQALASQFSIGAIDGVKVAPDELNSDIHAGQEYRANLVSVMAARAVEMCG, encoded by the coding sequence ATGTATGAGTTTAACTATCATCGAGCCACGTCTCTCGAATCAGCTGCAGAAATCTATAGCCAAAGCGAAGATCCGGTTTACCTAGCAGGGGGGATGACCCTTATCCCGACTCTAAAGCAGCGTCTGGCAAAGCCCAGCGATGTTATTGATTTGAGTGGCGTGGATGGGCTGTCGGATGTAAAGCAAAGTGCTGAAACGTTGACTATAGGCTCCATGACCACCCACGCAGCCGTGGCCGCAAATTCGGTCGTGTCTTCGATAATTCCTGCTCTATCAGCCCTAGCGGGCGGGATCGGTGATCCTCATGTTCGAAATAAAGGCACCCTGGGGGGATCTGTCGCTAACAATGACCCATCTGCGGATTACCCTGCGGCTCTAGTTGGTCTAGATGCTATCGTTATTACTAATCAGCGAGAGATACCTGCCGAAGAATTTTTTATTGGTATGTTTGAGACTAGCCTTGTTGAAGGCGAATTGATTTCACATGTACGATTTAATATTCCGGATAAAGCTGCTTATATGAAATTTGCGAACCCCGCGTCTCGTTATGCTATTGTTGGGGTAATGGTCGCCAAATTTCCGGGCGAAGTTCGCGTAGCAATAACGGGTGCGGGGCCAGCCGTCTTTAGATCTGGGGAAATGGAACAGGCTTTAGCTTCGCAATTTAGCATAGGGGCTATTGATGGGGTGAAGGTTGCGCCGGACGAACTTAACAGTGACATCCATGCGGGTCAGGAGTACAGAGCAAACTTGGTTAGTGTCATGGCAGCCAGAGCAGTTGAAATGTGTGGGTGA